TCGAATAGAAGCCTAGGCGGAAGGTAAAATGGCACGAATTGCCCCGAAATTCAAGGCGATTCGCGGAAAGGGCGGTGGGGCGCCCTCACCACCCACACAAAATAGTCGCTATTGGCGTCAAGGGCTTGGCCGAGAATCGCGGGCGACTCGCGGGGGCGGCGGGCCCGGATCGGCGCGTTCGGCGGCATCCCGGGGCCGGTGCGGTGTGCCAGCAGCCTCATGAACTGCAGGGCAGGAGGCCCGCGCGAGACGGGGCACCCGGCAGGCCCGGCTTGGCCCAACGCGCTGCGCTCTTGCGAACCGCCCGACCTTTCGGCAACCCTGTCGCGGGAACAGGGAGAAACGTGATGCAGCAGGTACTTGTCGGGATCGCCATGGGGCTCGGGGGAACCATCGCCATGGACCTGTGGCAGCTCTTGCTGCACCTCGTGCTGGGCTATCCGAAACCCGCCTGGCGCAACCAGGGACGCTGGGTGGTGCGGGCGCTGGGGGGCAAGGTCTTTCACGACGACATCACCGCGACCCCGCCGATCCCGAACGAGAGCGCCATAGGCTGGAGCTTCCACTACGCGGTGGGCATCGCCTACGGGGTGATCTTCATGCTGCTGGCCGGGCCGGGCTGGCTGGCGGAGCCGCGCTTCGCCCCGCTCTGGGCCTTCGCGCTGGTCACCATCGCGGCGGGATGGTTCCTGATGCAGCCGGGCATGGGGCTGGGCCGGGCCCTGTCGAAAACGCCCACCCCCTGGAAGGGGCGGGCGCTGGGTCTGATTGCCCACACCGTCTTCGGTCTCGGCATGTGGGCGGTGGCGATGCTCGCCACCTGAGCGTCAGATCATCGCCCAGTCGGTGAAGCGGAAGTCGGGCTTCTGCTCGGGCTCCGGCTGCTTGCCGGCCGTCTGGCGGGATTTCTGTGCGGACTGCATGCTCATTTCGAACTCTTCAGAATTTGCTGTTCACGCGGGCGGCGCGACATGACGTGCCCCCGCGGCGGGGCAGGTAATCCCGCCGCGCCGGAAACGAAAGACCCCACGCACGGTCAAGTGCGTGGGGCTGATCGCTTCGTGAACGAAGAGCGGCGGAAACCGGCTCAGCGCGTGAATTTCTTGAACTTCACGCGGGTCGGCTCGAGCGCCGCGGCGCCGAGGCGGCGCTTCTTGTCTTCCTCGTAATCCTCGAAGTTGCCTTCGAACCACTCCACGTGCGCCTCGCCCTCGAAGGCGAGGATGTGGGTGCAGATACGGTCGAGGAAGAAGCGGTCGTGCGAGATGACCACGGCGCAGCCGGCGAAATCGACCAGCGCGTCCTCGAGGGCGCGGAGCGTTTCCACGTCGAGGTCGTTGGTCGGTTCGTCGAGAAGCAGGACGTTGCCGCCCTCCTTCAGCAGGCGCGCCATGTGCACGCGGTTGCGCTCACCACCCGAGAGCAGGCCGACCTTCTTCTGCTGGTCGCCGCCCTTGAAGTTGAACGCGCCGCAATAGGCGCGGGAGTTGATCTGCGCGTCGCCGAGCTGGATGATCTCGGCACCGCCGGAGATCGCTTCCCAGACGGTGGCCCCTGCGTCGAGGTCGTCGCGCGACTGGTCGACGTAGGACAGCTTCACCGTGTCGCCGTAGGTGACCGTGCCGGCGTCGGGCTGTTCTTGGCCGGTGAGCATCTTGAACAGGGTCGACTTGCCGGCGCCGTTCGGGCCGATCACGCCGACGATGCCGCCCGGCGGCAGCGAGAAGTCGAGATCCTCGATCAGGAGCTTGTCGCCCATGGCCTTCTTCAGCCCCTCGACCTCGATCACCTTGCTGCCAAGGCGCGGGCCGTTCGGGATGATGATCTGGGCCTTGCCGACCTTCTCGCGCTCGGACTGGCCTGCCAGTTCCTCGTAGGCCGCGATACGGGCCTTGGACTTGGCCTGGCGGGCCTTGGCGCCCTGGCGCATCC
The Salipiger sp. H15 DNA segment above includes these coding regions:
- the ettA gene encoding energy-dependent translational throttle protein EttA, which codes for MASYQYVYHMDGVSKTYPGGKKCFENIRLSFLPGVKIGVVGVNGAGKSTLLRIMAGIDKDFTGEAWAAEGARVGYLPQEPELDASLDVRGNVMLGVAGKKAKLDRFNELAMNYSDETADEMAQLQDEIDSQNLWDLDSQIDIALEALRCPPDDADVTKLSGGEKRRVALCKLLLEAPEMLLLDEPTNHLDAETIAWLQNHLIDYKGTILCVTHDRYFLDDITGWILELDRGRGIPYEGNYSSWLEQKAKRLEHEAREDKAKQKTLERELEWMRQGAKARQAKSKARIAAYEELAGQSEREKVGKAQIIIPNGPRLGSKVIEVEGLKKAMGDKLLIEDLDFSLPPGGIVGVIGPNGAGKSTLFKMLTGQEQPDAGTVTYGDTVKLSYVDQSRDDLDAGATVWEAISGGAEIIQLGDAQINSRAYCGAFNFKGGDQQKKVGLLSGGERNRVHMARLLKEGGNVLLLDEPTNDLDVETLRALEDALVDFAGCAVVISHDRFFLDRICTHILAFEGEAHVEWFEGNFEDYEEDKKRRLGAAALEPTRVKFKKFTR
- a CDS encoding DUF2938 domain-containing protein — its product is MQQVLVGIAMGLGGTIAMDLWQLLLHLVLGYPKPAWRNQGRWVVRALGGKVFHDDITATPPIPNESAIGWSFHYAVGIAYGVIFMLLAGPGWLAEPRFAPLWAFALVTIAAGWFLMQPGMGLGRALSKTPTPWKGRALGLIAHTVFGLGMWAVAMLAT